In the Anastrepha obliqua isolate idAnaObli1 chromosome 1, idAnaObli1_1.0, whole genome shotgun sequence genome, one interval contains:
- the LOC129235396 gene encoding putative nuclease HARBI1, whose amino-acid sequence MVPVVLPRLPDATKYEWSTSLPTTGIPKFEVLLMFSDHHVNNILITANACYVAATPRRTPQRLAKVHLSTPTALEKALPPHWVTARLGRDGHSLENCLYMTLWKLCNSRVTFRQLSDRFNIAKGTSHRVFNKTIQAICNLKSEIEWPSVDRQQEVMTNFENSRESPFPFVIGCLDGTHFNIPTPSVDAISYYDRKGNHSVSMQAICDSQYRFLDVFIGYPGSCHDANVSINSPIFQAITSGELQLAPSAVILGESAYPISQFLIIPHRDNGHLSREQKTFNARLSSTRVFIEQAFGIFKKKFKILNYIEASSIKATSNVIFACAILHNFIINRGGYFEHINDTITHSDMETNNEIGGIQDAPIRRADSDDINGEETILQLCFHHKKFTLAHLHLFE is encoded by the exons ATGGTTCCGGTTGTACTACCAAGGCTGCCGGATGCTACCAAGTACGAATGGAGCACGAGTTTGCCTACAACAGGCATTCCAAAGTTTGAGGTCTTACTGATGTTCTCAGATCACCATGTTAACAATATTCTGATCACAGCCAATGCTTGTTATGTTGCAGCAACGCCTCGTCGAACTCCTCAGCGGCTAGCGAAGGTTCATCTGAGCACACCAACA GCTTTGGAAAAGGCTTTGCCTCCACACTGGGTAACTGCAAGGCTTGGCCGTGATGGTCATTCGTTAGAGAACTGTCTGTACATGACATTATGGAAGCTATGCAATAGCAGGGTGACGTTCCGACAGCTTTCGGATCGCTTCAACATTGCAAAAGGAACATCACACCGagtatttaacaaaacaatccAAGCCATTTGTAATCTTAAAAGCGAAATAGAATGGCCATCTGTTGACCGTCAGCAAGAGGTCatgacaaattttgaaaatagcagAGAAAGCCCCTTTCCTTTTGTTATAGGATGTTTAGATGGAACGCATTTTAACATACCTACCCCAAGTGTAGATGCGATTAGTTATTATGATCGCAAAGGAAACCACTCAGTATCCATGCAG GCTATATGCGACAGCCAATATCGTTTCCTAGATGTGTTTATTGGATATCCAGGGAGCTGCCACGATGCCAATGTTTCGATAAATAGTCCAATATTTCAAGCAATAACATCTGGCGAGTTACAGCTGGCACCAAGTGCTGTTATATTGGGGGAATCTGCGTACCCCATATCGCAATTTCTAATAATACCTCACAGAGACAATGGGCATCTCAGTAGGGAACAGAAGACTTTCAATGCCCGTTTAAGCTCAACGCGAGTATTTATAGAACAAGCTTTCgggatttttaagaaaaagtttaaaattttaaattatattgaagCTTCGAGCATTAAAGCCACATCTAATGTGATATTCGCTTGCGCTATCTTGCACAATTTTATCATAAATAGGGGAGGTTATTTTGAACATATTAACGATACAATAACACATTCCGATATGGAAACCAACAATGAAATCGGAGGAATTCAAGATGCCCCCATTCGCCGTGCTGATTCAGATGATATCAATGGAGAAGAAACTATTTTACAACTATgttttcatcataaaaaatttactttagctCACCttcatttatttgaataa